A part of Vigna radiata var. radiata cultivar VC1973A chromosome 11, Vradiata_ver6, whole genome shotgun sequence genomic DNA contains:
- the LOC106777559 gene encoding protein PXR1-like, which produces MACTIDFRCLDEGFGGKTYKRKREQQSQTQTDDVITGKYGVSLMDTDETVPPPAKRSALASSDNPDKPVYGQPSYDGVIAGKVSGRKWKQVRQRRASATQVSRKGTTFEQREKEKMIKKAYKERMTELKEEIRLNKVEKRKKREEREKKKQENILKSGTKFQKITNPNTLKKIAKSKKRKQLRVVPDELLKK; this is translated from the coding sequence ATGGCGTGCACAATCGACTTTCGCTGCCTCGATGAGGGTTTTGGCGGCAAAACCTACAAGCGCAAGAGGGAGCAGCAGTCCCAAACGCAAACGGATGACGTCATCACAGGCAAATATGGCGTTTCTCTCATGGACACCGACGAGACCGTCCCGCCTCCGGCGAAGCGATCGGCGCTAGCGTCGTCTGATAATCCGGACAAACCTGTATACGGTCAGCCGAGCTACGACGGCGTGATTGCCGGGAAGGTATCCGGTCGGAAATGGAAACAGGTGCGGCAGAGGAGGGCTTCGGCGACGCAGGTGAGCCGGAAAGGGACGACTTTCGAgcagagagaaaaggagaagatgaTTAAGAAGGCGTACAAAGAGAGGATGACGGAGCTGAAGGAGGAGATTCGTTTAAACAAGGTGGAGAAGcgaaaaaagagagaggaaagggagaagaagaagcagGAGAATATTCTTAAATCTGGTACCAAGTTCCAAAAGATTACCAACCCTAACACCTTGAAAAAGATTGCCAAATCGAAAAAGCGGAAGCAGCTTAGGGTGGTTCCTGATGAATTGCTCAAGAAATAA